In a single window of the Flavobacterium sp. W4I14 genome:
- a CDS encoding putative N-acetyltransferase YhbS (product_source=COG3153; cath_funfam=3.40.630.30; cog=COG3153; pfam=PF00583; superfamily=55729), producing the protein MIQIREISEKDAESVAALSTQLGYESDIKQTSARIKRINNSNENCVFVALLDGEVVGWIHGFYTLRIESDPFIEIGGLIVDEKYRNLRIGKQLIENVNIWAKKHQVEKLKVRCNIKRSESHKFYEQLGFKENKRQIAFEMNVV; encoded by the coding sequence ATGATTCAGATCAGGGAAATTTCGGAAAAAGATGCCGAAAGCGTAGCTGCACTTTCTACACAATTGGGTTACGAAAGCGACATCAAGCAAACATCAGCCAGAATTAAACGCATAAATAACAGTAACGAAAACTGCGTATTTGTTGCTTTACTTGATGGCGAAGTAGTAGGCTGGATTCATGGTTTTTACACCCTTCGGATAGAATCTGATCCATTTATCGAAATTGGAGGCTTAATTGTGGATGAAAAATACCGAAACCTAAGAATCGGGAAGCAGTTGATTGAGAATGTAAACATTTGGGCGAAAAAGCATCAAGTAGAAAAACTAAAAGTAAGGTGTAACATCAAACGCTCCGAAAGCCACAAATTTTACGAGCAGCTTGGCTTTAAGGAAAATAAACGACAAATCGCGTTCGAAATGAATGTGGTTTAA
- a CDS encoding anti-sigma-K factor RskA (product_source=COG5343; cath_funfam=2.20.70.10; cog=COG5343; pfam=PF10099; superfamily=50814; transmembrane_helix_parts=Inside_1_110,TMhelix_111_133,Outside_134_287), producing MSVENLKAYIESGVLELYVLGDLSPEEALQVEEMASQHPEVRDEIAAIEQAMEQYAMQNAVEPSADVETRLFEKLGLSEVEERVNVQPEPIYTEEPRIIRLDGSDAKVRTLRYALVACIALLVVSTAALFITYNKLNAAHDQIASLNLDKQKFAGVVSKLEFENQGLDNMAAMADSKEWATIRMAGQAFSPNSKMKVYWNKKDKSVLINYVAMDLPKTDAAHQYQLWALVNGKPVSLGVFGKTDSTDNEALVKMQTIQEAQAFAVTIEPMGGSVNPTMDKLTVMGGV from the coding sequence TTGAGCGTGGAAAATTTAAAAGCATATATCGAATCTGGAGTACTTGAGCTGTACGTTTTAGGTGATTTATCACCTGAAGAAGCGTTGCAGGTTGAGGAAATGGCATCTCAACACCCCGAGGTAAGAGATGAAATAGCTGCCATTGAGCAAGCTATGGAGCAATATGCTATGCAAAATGCTGTAGAACCATCTGCAGATGTAGAAACAAGATTATTCGAAAAGTTGGGGTTAAGTGAAGTTGAAGAGCGTGTGAATGTTCAACCCGAACCAATTTATACAGAAGAACCAAGAATTATACGTTTAGATGGAAGCGATGCCAAAGTAAGAACTTTGCGTTATGCCTTAGTTGCTTGTATAGCTTTATTGGTAGTAAGTACAGCGGCATTGTTTATTACCTATAACAAGCTAAATGCTGCACACGACCAAATTGCAAGTTTGAACCTGGATAAACAAAAATTTGCTGGCGTAGTAAGCAAATTAGAGTTCGAAAACCAGGGTTTAGATAATATGGCTGCAATGGCCGACAGCAAAGAATGGGCAACGATCAGAATGGCTGGCCAGGCTTTTAGCCCGAACTCGAAAATGAAAGTTTACTGGAACAAAAAAGACAAAAGTGTGCTGATTAACTATGTAGCAATGGATTTACCAAAAACCGATGCAGCACATCAATATCAGTTATGGGCTTTGGTAAACGGCAAACCGGTAAGTTTAGGCGTATTTGGCAAAACGGATTCGACTGATAATGAGGCATTGGTAAAAATGCAGACCATTCAGGAAGCACAGGCTTTTGCAGTAACTATAGAGCCTATGGGCGGAAGTGTAAATCCAACAATGGATAAATTAACCGTAATGGGCGGTGTTTAA
- a CDS encoding hypothetical protein (product_source=Hypo-rule applied): MKLKLKIKFCFYRQMVTSDGTPRARPSGETSQGQGLGRIASLAQSLHAKSKGITKLNPIEAAA; encoded by the coding sequence ATGAAGCTAAAATTAAAGATTAAATTTTGTTTTTACCGTCAGATGGTGACATCTGACGGTACACCGCGTGCCAGGCCAAGTGGAGAAACTTCACAAGGCCAGGGGCTGGGCAGAATCGCAAGTTTAGCGCAGAGTTTACATGCCAAAAGCAAAGGAATAACCAAACTAAACCCTATTGAAGCGGCAGCCTGA
- a CDS encoding uncharacterized protein (AIM24 family) (product_source=COG2013; cath_funfam=3.60.160.10; cog=COG2013; pfam=PF01987; superfamily=51219) has protein sequence MAQKEYTLNELIQESAENPNENDFFELEKPAMLEVNLKNQKILAKAGSMVAYIGNIDFKREGLLSKGLGGLLKKAISGEGTSLMHATGTGKLYLADECKKVKIIKLQNEAVFVNGNDVLALEDNIKNEIKMLKSIAGMMSGGLFQVKLSGSGYIAITTHGEPILLRVTGNQAVYTDPNATVAWSENLTPNIKTNLTFGSFIGRGSGESFQLEFFGEGWVLVQPYEEVKYAAKS, from the coding sequence ATGGCACAAAAAGAGTACACGCTGAATGAATTAATTCAGGAATCGGCAGAGAATCCAAATGAAAACGATTTTTTCGAATTAGAGAAACCTGCCATGCTGGAGGTAAATCTAAAAAATCAAAAAATATTGGCAAAAGCAGGTTCGATGGTTGCTTATATCGGAAATATCGATTTTAAAAGAGAAGGATTATTAAGCAAAGGTTTGGGCGGTTTGTTAAAAAAAGCTATATCTGGCGAAGGCACTTCGCTAATGCACGCCACAGGAACAGGTAAGCTATATTTGGCCGATGAGTGCAAGAAAGTAAAGATCATCAAACTCCAAAACGAAGCGGTTTTTGTAAATGGTAATGATGTATTGGCTTTAGAAGACAATATTAAAAACGAAATAAAAATGCTAAAAAGCATTGCAGGGATGATGAGCGGTGGTTTATTTCAGGTTAAATTATCGGGCAGCGGTTATATTGCCATTACCACACATGGCGAACCGATTTTATTAAGGGTTACTGGCAACCAGGCGGTGTATACCGATCCTAATGCTACAGTAGCCTGGTCTGAAAACTTAACGCCAAACATTAAAACCAATTTAACTTTCGGGTCTTTTATCGGAAGAGGAAGTGGCGAATCTTTCCAATTAGAATTTTTTGGCGAGGGATGGGTTTTGGTACAGCCTTATGAAGAGGTGAAATACGCAGCGAAATCTTAA
- a CDS encoding ethanolamine permease (product_source=KO:K16238; cog=COG0531; ko=KO:K16238; pfam=PF13520; tigrfam=TIGR00908; transmembrane_helix_parts=Inside_1_12,TMhelix_13_35,Outside_36_39,TMhelix_40_62,Inside_63_85,TMhelix_86_108,Outside_109_117,TMhelix_118_140,Inside_141_144,TMhelix_145_167,Outside_168_186,TMhelix_187_209,Inside_210_221,TMhelix_222_244,Outside_245_277,TMhelix_278_300,Inside_301_351,TMhelix_352_374,Outside_375_388,TMhelix_389_411,Inside_412_415,TMhelix_416_433,Outside_434_437), producing the protein MEQKDSLKKTLTPFMLWGLGVGYVISGMYFGWNLGLEKGGTLGMAIATVAIMVMYVTFSFSYAELACAIPKAGGVFDYANTALGKNIGFIAGIAQMVEFIFAPPAIAFAIGAYFNAFFPQVPILTSAIAVYFIFTALNIYGVKAAASFEVIITILAVGELLLFSGITLPKFHAENLVHNNFPNGWSGVFAAIPFAIWFFLGIEGVANVAEETKNPQRDIGKGFGWGIFTLVVLCVLVFISTIGIGGWEAIVYKNGKSGETSDSPLPLALSMITGDNHLMYHLLITVGLFGLVASFHGLVLAAGRSTYEMGRVKSIPAILGKISPKFQTPANALVGNMVIGIIALLSGKTAEIIIISVFGALTLYIISMISVMVLRKNKPEVVRPFKTPIYPLFPIIALIISCVSFIAMLIYNLKLGLIYSGIVLGIFLLYKIFKKAD; encoded by the coding sequence ATGGAACAAAAAGATAGCTTAAAAAAAACACTTACCCCTTTTATGTTGTGGGGACTTGGCGTTGGATATGTGATTTCGGGAATGTATTTCGGCTGGAACTTAGGCCTCGAAAAAGGTGGCACACTGGGTATGGCCATTGCAACGGTTGCCATTATGGTGATGTATGTTACCTTTAGCTTTAGCTATGCCGAACTGGCCTGTGCCATACCAAAGGCTGGTGGTGTTTTCGATTATGCCAATACAGCATTGGGCAAAAACATCGGTTTTATTGCCGGTATTGCCCAAATGGTCGAATTTATATTTGCGCCTCCTGCCATTGCATTCGCCATTGGTGCTTATTTTAACGCTTTCTTCCCTCAGGTACCCATTCTCACCAGTGCGATTGCGGTGTACTTTATTTTTACTGCCCTAAACATATACGGTGTAAAAGCTGCAGCTTCGTTCGAAGTAATTATTACCATTTTGGCTGTTGGCGAGCTGTTGTTGTTCTCAGGCATTACATTGCCTAAATTTCATGCAGAAAACCTGGTCCATAACAATTTCCCGAATGGCTGGAGCGGTGTTTTTGCTGCCATCCCCTTTGCCATCTGGTTTTTCCTGGGCATTGAAGGCGTTGCAAATGTAGCCGAAGAAACCAAGAACCCACAGCGAGATATCGGCAAGGGTTTTGGTTGGGGCATATTTACTTTGGTTGTTTTATGTGTGCTTGTTTTTATCTCCACCATTGGCATTGGCGGCTGGGAAGCCATTGTGTATAAAAACGGAAAATCGGGCGAAACCTCTGATTCGCCTTTACCACTTGCCCTTTCGATGATTACAGGCGATAACCACCTGATGTATCATTTACTCATCACCGTTGGATTATTTGGTTTAGTTGCCTCCTTCCATGGATTAGTTTTAGCAGCTGGTCGCTCTACTTACGAAATGGGCCGTGTAAAAAGTATCCCAGCTATCCTCGGAAAAATTTCTCCTAAATTTCAAACCCCCGCAAATGCATTAGTTGGCAATATGGTGATTGGTATCATCGCACTTTTATCAGGCAAAACTGCCGAAATTATCATCATTTCTGTATTTGGCGCATTAACTTTATACATCATCTCGATGATTTCGGTAATGGTACTGAGGAAAAACAAACCAGAAGTGGTAAGACCTTTCAAAACGCCAATTTATCCGTTATTTCCCATTATTGCCTTAATTATTTCCTGTGTTTCTTTCATCGCAATGCTGATTTATAATCTTAAATTGGGTTTAATTTATTCGGGTATTGTTTTGGGCATATTTCTTCTATATAAAATATTTAAAAAGGCAGATTAA
- a CDS encoding lipoic acid synthetase (product_source=KO:K03644; cath_funfam=3.20.20.70; cog=COG0320; ko=KO:K03644; pfam=PF04055,PF16881; smart=SM00729; superfamily=102114; tigrfam=TIGR00510): MIDLPVVPAVTEVKRKPDWLRVKLPVGKEYAQVRSLVDTHKLHTICESGNCPNMGECWGAGTATFMILGNICTRSCSFCAVATGRPLAVDVDEPNRIADSVRLMGVKHCVITSVDRDDLKDGGSIIWAETLQAIRRESPITTLETLIPDFKGQWDNLYRVLEERPEVVSHNMETVKRLTKQVRIQAKYDRSLEALKRISEFGLRTKTGIMLGLGETEEDIFEAMDDLVANGVHILTLGQYLQPTRNHHPVVDWIHPDTFAMYKEAGLAKGLKYVESGPLVRSSYHAEKHLFPIEGIA; the protein is encoded by the coding sequence ATGATTGATTTACCGGTAGTACCTGCTGTAACTGAAGTAAAACGTAAACCAGATTGGTTACGTGTAAAATTACCCGTTGGTAAAGAATATGCACAAGTTCGCAGTTTAGTAGACACGCACAAGCTCCATACCATCTGCGAAAGCGGAAATTGTCCTAATATGGGCGAATGTTGGGGTGCAGGCACGGCAACATTCATGATTTTGGGTAACATCTGTACCCGTAGCTGTTCTTTCTGTGCAGTTGCAACCGGACGTCCATTGGCTGTTGATGTTGATGAACCTAACCGCATTGCCGATTCGGTAAGATTAATGGGCGTTAAACATTGTGTAATTACCTCGGTAGATCGCGATGATTTAAAAGATGGCGGCTCAATCATCTGGGCAGAAACCTTACAGGCTATCCGCAGAGAAAGTCCAATTACTACTTTAGAAACCCTAATCCCCGATTTCAAAGGTCAGTGGGATAATTTATACCGCGTATTAGAAGAAAGACCAGAAGTGGTTTCGCACAATATGGAAACGGTTAAGCGTTTAACCAAACAGGTGCGCATTCAGGCTAAATACGACAGAAGTTTAGAAGCTTTAAAAAGAATTTCTGAATTTGGTTTAAGAACAAAAACAGGCATTATGCTCGGCTTAGGCGAAACCGAAGAAGATATTTTCGAAGCCATGGACGATTTGGTTGCCAATGGTGTGCATATCTTAACTTTAGGCCAATACTTACAACCTACACGTAACCACCACCCAGTTGTAGACTGGATCCATCCGGATACTTTCGCGATGTATAAAGAGGCTGGTTTAGCAAAAGGTTTAAAGTATGTAGAAAGCGGCCCGCTGGTACGCTCATCTTATCATGCAGAAAAACACCTTTTTCCAATTGAGGGGATTGCATAA
- a CDS encoding aspartate racemase (product_source=KO:K01779; cath_funfam=3.40.50.1860; cog=COG1794; ko=KO:K01779; pfam=PF01177; superfamily=53681; tigrfam=TIGR00035) has protein sequence MRKIGLVGGISWVSTIDYYRFINEGVNERLGGLNFAECLIYSLNFGDVQNKTWEGSFDLLLNACESLKRSGAEAIVLCANTAHLFADQLQEKTALPIIHIGTETAKAINATGIKNIGLLGTVFTMEKDFYIKKLEDHGLRVLVPSKKETRNYIQFTLKEELGRGVILEETRAQYIQIINDLIKEGAEGIILGCTEIPMLINQDDFEIPVFDTTKIHCQAIVDYMLS, from the coding sequence ATGAGAAAAATTGGTTTAGTAGGCGGCATTAGCTGGGTATCTACTATAGATTACTACCGTTTTATAAATGAGGGTGTAAATGAGCGTTTGGGTGGGTTAAATTTCGCTGAATGTTTAATTTACTCCCTTAATTTTGGCGATGTTCAGAATAAAACCTGGGAAGGATCGTTTGATCTTTTGCTCAATGCTTGCGAAAGTTTAAAACGAAGTGGAGCAGAAGCAATTGTACTCTGCGCCAATACCGCGCATCTTTTTGCCGATCAGTTACAAGAAAAAACAGCTTTGCCAATTATCCATATTGGTACCGAAACTGCTAAAGCCATAAATGCTACTGGAATTAAAAATATAGGACTCCTGGGGACCGTATTTACCATGGAAAAGGACTTTTATATAAAAAAGCTCGAAGACCATGGGTTACGTGTTTTAGTGCCTTCAAAGAAAGAAACCCGTAATTATATACAGTTTACACTTAAAGAAGAATTGGGTAGAGGTGTGATATTGGAAGAAACGAGGGCACAATATATCCAGATAATTAATGATCTGATCAAAGAAGGAGCTGAGGGGATAATTCTGGGGTGTACCGAAATTCCCATGCTGATCAATCAGGATGACTTTGAGATTCCGGTATTTGATACGACCAAAATTCATTGCCAGGCGATTGTAGATTATATGCTTTCGTAA
- a CDS encoding putative membrane protein YiaA (product_source=COG4682; cog=COG4682; pfam=PF05360; superfamily=81648; transmembrane_helix_parts=Inside_1_6,TMhelix_7_29,Outside_30_38,TMhelix_39_58,Inside_59_70,TMhelix_71_93,Outside_94_102,TMhelix_103_122,Inside_123_135): protein MNQKPSNAFVAAAWIALGIGMIGFIVGLWRSDMLLNEKGYYFTVLMFGLFAVISLQKAVRDKLEGIPVTEIYYGLSWFSTLLTITLLVIGLWNATLLPSEKGFYAFAFLLSLFGAITVQKNTRDSQIVNKNRDLE from the coding sequence ATGAATCAAAAACCATCGAATGCATTCGTGGCAGCTGCCTGGATCGCATTAGGTATCGGAATGATCGGCTTTATTGTAGGCTTGTGGCGTTCTGATATGCTTCTCAATGAAAAAGGATATTATTTTACCGTATTGATGTTTGGCCTTTTCGCCGTAATCTCTTTACAAAAAGCTGTTCGCGATAAATTGGAAGGAATTCCTGTTACTGAAATTTATTATGGTCTGAGCTGGTTTTCTACGCTCTTAACCATCACTTTATTGGTAATCGGTTTGTGGAATGCTACTTTGCTGCCCAGCGAAAAAGGGTTTTATGCCTTTGCTTTTTTACTCTCGCTGTTTGGTGCCATTACGGTACAGAAAAACACGAGAGACAGCCAAATTGTGAATAAAAACCGCGATTTGGAATAA
- a CDS encoding RNA polymerase sigma factor (sigma-70 family) (product_source=TIGR02937; cath_funfam=1.10.10.10,1.10.1740.10; cog=COG1595; pfam=PF04542,PF08281; superfamily=88659,88946; tigrfam=TIGR02937) — protein sequence MTALKKLTLTEPELVQALQSKDPAVLKTLYSMYSSALYGVISRIITHTELAEDVLQETFVKIWQSAAHYDNTKGRLFTWMMNIARNLSIDKLRSKDFKNSLKNQDIENNVSFVDEQNKVTFNPDILGVKQLVENLKPDLQAVLDLVYYKGFTHVEAAEKLDLPLGTVKTRIRLAIIELRRNFN from the coding sequence GTGACTGCATTAAAAAAATTAACCCTAACCGAGCCTGAACTTGTTCAAGCACTGCAATCGAAAGATCCCGCAGTTCTAAAAACACTGTACAGCATGTATTCGTCAGCGCTTTATGGCGTTATTTCGCGCATTATCACCCATACAGAGCTTGCTGAAGATGTACTACAAGAAACTTTTGTAAAAATCTGGCAATCTGCTGCACACTATGACAATACCAAAGGACGTTTGTTTACGTGGATGATGAACATTGCCCGCAATTTATCGATCGACAAACTACGTTCTAAAGACTTTAAGAATTCACTCAAAAACCAAGATATAGAAAATAACGTAAGTTTCGTTGATGAACAAAACAAGGTAACGTTTAATCCTGATATTCTTGGAGTTAAGCAACTTGTAGAGAACCTTAAACCGGATCTACAAGCAGTTCTTGATTTAGTTTATTACAAGGGTTTCACTCATGTGGAAGCCGCAGAAAAGTTAGATCTGCCATTAGGTACGGTGAAAACCCGGATCCGGTTGGCTATTATTGAATTGAGAAGGAATTTTAATTGA
- a CDS encoding cysteinyl-tRNA synthetase (product_source=KO:K01883; cath_funfam=1.20.120.640,3.40.50.620; cog=COG0215; ko=KO:K01883; pfam=PF01406,PF09190; smart=SM00840; superfamily=47323,52374; tigrfam=TIGR00435), whose product MNTGLQLYNTLSRKKELFQPLNAPNVGMYVCGPTVYSDVHLGNCRTFISFDLIFRYLKYAGYKVRYVRNITDAGHLEGDRDEGDDKFAKRAKLEQLEPMEIVQKYTLGFHDVMRMFNTLPPSIEPTATGHIIEQIEMIKVIIANGYGYEIDGNVYFDVEKYSKEYNYTILTNRNLEDMLNNTRELGGQDEKRGRLDFALWIKAKPETLMQWQSPWGMGFPGWHIECSAMSAKYLGAEFDIHGGGMDLAATHHTNEIAQSEACSHKQPARYWMHTNMLTVNGTRMSKSAGNGFLPLELFTGDHALLKKGFSPMTVKFFMLQAHYRSTLDFSNEALDASEKGFRRLMAAIGLLDKLTVSEQNDFDIDALKEKCIHAMNDDFNSPILIAELFEAVRIINTVYDGKGKISAEALEKLKQLVNDFVFDILGLKDEDAGGNDLNGVLDMVINLRTEAKANKDYATSDRIRIGLQELGIQLKDGKEGTTWSKA is encoded by the coding sequence ATGAATACTGGCTTACAGCTTTATAATACGCTTTCGCGCAAAAAGGAACTTTTTCAACCCTTAAATGCACCCAATGTTGGGATGTATGTTTGCGGTCCTACTGTTTATAGTGATGTGCACTTGGGCAATTGCCGCACGTTTATATCTTTCGATTTAATTTTCAGGTACCTTAAATATGCTGGTTATAAGGTGCGTTATGTGCGTAATATTACAGATGCAGGTCACTTAGAAGGCGATAGAGACGAGGGTGATGATAAGTTTGCAAAACGTGCAAAATTAGAGCAGCTTGAGCCAATGGAAATTGTGCAGAAGTACACTTTAGGTTTCCATGATGTTATGCGTATGTTCAACACGCTGCCGCCAAGTATCGAACCTACCGCTACAGGGCACATTATCGAACAGATCGAAATGATCAAGGTAATTATTGCCAACGGTTACGGTTATGAGATTGATGGCAATGTGTACTTTGATGTAGAAAAATATAGCAAGGAATATAATTATACCATTTTAACCAACCGCAATCTGGAAGATATGCTGAACAATACCCGTGAACTGGGTGGACAGGATGAGAAACGTGGAAGGTTAGATTTTGCACTTTGGATAAAAGCGAAACCAGAAACCCTGATGCAATGGCAATCGCCCTGGGGCATGGGTTTTCCGGGCTGGCATATCGAATGTTCGGCCATGAGTGCTAAATATTTGGGTGCCGAGTTTGACATTCATGGAGGTGGAATGGATTTGGCTGCAACGCACCATACCAACGAAATTGCACAATCTGAGGCTTGCAGCCATAAACAGCCTGCACGTTATTGGATGCACACCAATATGCTTACCGTAAATGGTACACGGATGTCTAAATCGGCTGGTAACGGTTTTCTTCCTTTAGAGTTATTTACAGGTGATCACGCTTTATTGAAAAAAGGCTTTAGCCCGATGACGGTTAAGTTTTTTATGTTGCAGGCACACTATCGCAGTACCTTGGATTTCTCGAATGAAGCTTTAGACGCTTCGGAAAAAGGATTCCGCCGTTTAATGGCTGCTATTGGTTTGTTAGATAAGTTAACGGTTTCTGAACAGAACGATTTCGATATCGATGCATTGAAAGAGAAATGCATCCACGCAATGAATGACGATTTTAATAGTCCGATTTTGATTGCCGAACTGTTTGAAGCGGTAAGAATTATCAATACCGTTTACGATGGTAAGGGTAAAATCTCTGCAGAAGCATTAGAAAAGTTAAAGCAACTGGTTAACGATTTCGTATTCGATATATTAGGACTGAAAGATGAAGATGCCGGAGGTAACGACTTAAATGGCGTTCTGGATATGGTGATTAACTTAAGGACGGAAGCAAAAGCGAATAAAGATTACGCCACTTCTGACCGTATCCGTATTGGCTTACAGGAGTTGGGAATCCAGCTTAAAGATGGCAAAGAGGGAACGACCTGGAGTAAAGCGTAG
- a CDS encoding hydroxyethylthiazole kinase-like uncharacterized protein yjeF (product_source=TIGR00196/TIGR00197; cath_funfam=3.40.1190.20,3.40.50.10260; cog=COG0062,COG0063; ko=KO:K23997; pfam=PF01256,PF03853; superfamily=53613,64153; tigrfam=TIGR00196,TIGR00197) produces MRTLLTSAQMRIADQFTIANKPIASIDLMEKAARAFVQTFLRDEFDTNKSVAICCGKGNNGGDGLAIAHLLIANGYENIKIYIINFSKKQSDDFAINLQRIEETRCKKTIINQASDLKNLKADLIIDAILGSGLNKPLSGEYEQLVQIINKLNKKVYAVDVPTGFFAEGKLPKDYNGIKAYKTICFQRPKINFFFPESAVATEKYEVVDIDLDEAFIQKQEANFYLLEESDIEKILQPRKLFSHKGTYGHALIIAGNTNTMGAALLSSMACLHTGAGLTTACIPQSGLTALNTTLPEVMALPRDEYTSIENPKKYQAIAIGPGLGTEAENEKLLESLIMANQAMIIDADALNILGERPDLIDKLVANSILTPHMKEFDRLFGEHDNWWDRVQTAKEKAKQQKIVIVLKNQYTFICLPTGKVLINPTGNSAMAQGGMGDILTGIIAGFVAQKYSATDAAILACYIHGKAGDHLAHEHFVVTASQVAVRVSREVKALISN; encoded by the coding sequence ATGCGAACATTGCTTACTTCTGCCCAAATGCGTATTGCCGATCAGTTTACCATTGCGAATAAACCAATAGCATCAATCGATCTGATGGAAAAAGCTGCTAGGGCTTTTGTTCAAACTTTTTTAAGAGATGAGTTCGATACAAATAAAAGCGTTGCTATATGCTGTGGGAAGGGAAATAACGGGGGAGATGGATTAGCCATTGCCCATTTGCTTATTGCTAACGGATATGAGAATATAAAGATTTACATCATCAACTTCAGTAAAAAACAAAGCGACGATTTTGCCATCAACCTACAGCGGATTGAAGAAACGAGATGCAAAAAAACGATCATTAACCAGGCTTCTGACTTAAAGAATCTGAAAGCCGATTTAATTATCGACGCGATTTTAGGCTCTGGTTTAAATAAACCTTTAAGTGGAGAATATGAACAGCTGGTTCAGATCATTAATAAGCTGAATAAAAAAGTGTATGCAGTTGATGTACCCACTGGTTTTTTTGCGGAAGGCAAGCTGCCTAAAGATTACAACGGTATAAAAGCCTATAAAACAATTTGTTTTCAACGGCCCAAGATTAACTTTTTCTTCCCCGAGTCGGCCGTGGCGACTGAAAAATATGAGGTGGTTGATATTGATCTGGATGAGGCCTTTATCCAAAAACAAGAGGCAAATTTCTATTTACTAGAAGAATCTGATATTGAAAAGATCCTTCAGCCCCGAAAATTGTTCAGCCATAAAGGTACTTACGGCCATGCACTGATTATTGCTGGAAATACCAATACCATGGGCGCGGCTTTACTGTCTTCCATGGCCTGTTTACATACAGGGGCGGGATTAACAACAGCTTGCATTCCACAGAGCGGATTAACCGCCTTAAACACCACTTTACCCGAAGTAATGGCGCTGCCAAGGGACGAATACACGAGTATAGAGAACCCCAAGAAATATCAGGCAATTGCTATTGGACCAGGTTTAGGCACTGAGGCTGAGAATGAGAAACTGCTCGAAAGCTTGATTATGGCCAATCAAGCAATGATCATCGATGCAGATGCTTTAAATATTCTGGGCGAAAGACCTGATCTAATCGATAAACTTGTCGCAAATAGCATTCTTACCCCACATATGAAAGAGTTCGATCGGTTATTCGGCGAACATGATAACTGGTGGGACAGGGTGCAAACGGCAAAAGAAAAGGCCAAACAACAGAAGATCGTTATCGTGCTTAAAAACCAGTATACTTTTATCTGCCTGCCAACAGGTAAGGTGCTGATCAACCCTACTGGTAATTCGGCAATGGCGCAAGGGGGAATGGGTGATATCCTTACCGGCATTATTGCAGGCTTTGTAGCGCAGAAATATTCCGCAACAGATGCCGCTATTTTAGCTTGTTATATTCATGGAAAAGCGGGCGATCATCTGGCGCACGAACACTTTGTGGTTACCGCCTCTCAGGTTGCGGTCAGGGTGTCTAGAGAAGTTAAAGCACTCATATCCAATTAG